In Planctomycetota bacterium, a single window of DNA contains:
- a CDS encoding serine protease, which produces MNLRAAALSFLTALAAAPAAAQSVCLPLPRLLTIVPPGGQAGTTVDVTIGGEGLEEVERLVFSSPGIGAEARHDAEGKPIPGGYRVTIGADVAEGVYEAAALAGLGISSSRVFSVGTLPEQTATAPVTDPATALPIALGSVTNGQVTAQAVDHYSFSAPAGTRIVVECAARWIDSRLTPVVVVADAGGRDLAADRRGEPLAFTVPADGRYLVKVHDLSFQGGPAFFYRLVLRTVAADAVPPRHPGTRAVLAASWPPPGIPESATADESEPNDPAHPRAIALPCDLHGQFATAADVEAFEFDATAGDEWWVEVASERLGRPTDPAVVVQRRVDDPAGVRWEDVAEPADIASPIKPSSNGYSYDGPPYDGGSADVLGKVAITTTGRHRLLLRDLFGGTRADPANAWRLIVRRPAPDFALVAWGLHMELRNGDRAALSKPLALRRGGSVALEVAALRRDGFTGPIDLALEGLPAGVEATGLRIPEGASRGLVVVSATADAPRGMATATLVGRAAIGGAVVERRGAVASMAWPVRDASQEIPLPRLLATLPVSVGGVETFPITVTAEPVAVVAGTSVEVPLAVERRGPFSGATTRLRVVGAPFDRAADVELPLAEGGAKLALDLKKLAVPPGDYTICLVGGGVTSYRPATPVAKGPGSAAPPPQDIAEIIVSRPIRIQVAAPPPEGSTP; this is translated from the coding sequence ATGAACCTTCGTGCCGCCGCCTTGTCGTTCCTCACGGCGCTCGCCGCCGCCCCGGCGGCGGCGCAGAGCGTCTGCCTGCCGCTGCCGCGCCTGCTCACGATCGTGCCGCCGGGGGGGCAGGCGGGGACGACGGTGGACGTGACGATCGGCGGCGAGGGGCTCGAGGAGGTGGAGCGGCTGGTGTTCTCGTCGCCCGGGATCGGCGCCGAAGCGCGCCACGATGCCGAGGGCAAACCGATCCCCGGCGGATACCGGGTCACGATCGGCGCCGACGTGGCCGAGGGGGTCTATGAGGCGGCGGCGCTGGCCGGCCTCGGGATCTCTTCGTCGCGCGTGTTTTCCGTCGGCACGCTTCCGGAGCAGACGGCCACCGCGCCAGTCACCGATCCGGCGACGGCGCTGCCGATCGCGCTCGGGAGCGTCACCAACGGCCAGGTCACGGCCCAGGCGGTCGACCACTACTCGTTCTCGGCCCCGGCCGGCACGCGGATCGTCGTCGAGTGCGCGGCGCGGTGGATCGACTCGCGGCTCACGCCGGTCGTCGTGGTCGCCGATGCGGGCGGCCGCGACCTCGCCGCCGACCGGCGCGGCGAGCCGCTGGCGTTCACCGTTCCCGCCGACGGCCGCTACCTGGTCAAGGTCCACGACCTGTCGTTCCAGGGGGGGCCGGCGTTCTTCTACCGGCTCGTCCTCCGCACCGTCGCCGCCGACGCCGTGCCGCCGCGGCACCCGGGCACGCGCGCCGTGCTCGCCGCCTCGTGGCCTCCGCCCGGCATCCCGGAGTCCGCGACCGCCGACGAGAGCGAGCCCAACGATCCGGCCCATCCACGGGCGATCGCGCTTCCCTGCGACCTCCACGGGCAGTTCGCCACCGCCGCCGACGTCGAGGCGTTCGAGTTCGACGCCACGGCCGGCGACGAATGGTGGGTCGAGGTCGCCTCGGAGCGCCTCGGCCGACCGACCGACCCCGCGGTGGTCGTCCAGCGCCGCGTCGACGACCCCGCCGGCGTTCGCTGGGAGGACGTCGCCGAGCCAGCCGACATCGCCAGCCCGATCAAGCCGTCGAGCAACGGCTATTCCTACGACGGTCCCCCCTACGATGGCGGCAGCGCCGACGTCCTCGGCAAGGTGGCGATCACCACGACGGGGCGTCATCGGCTTCTCCTCCGCGACCTGTTCGGCGGCACGCGGGCCGATCCTGCCAACGCCTGGCGGCTGATCGTGCGCCGGCCGGCCCCCGACTTCGCCCTGGTCGCCTGGGGGCTGCACATGGAGCTGCGCAACGGCGACCGCGCCGCGCTCTCCAAGCCGCTGGCGCTGCGCCGCGGCGGGAGCGTGGCCCTCGAGGTCGCGGCGCTGCGGCGCGACGGCTTCACCGGGCCGATCGATCTGGCGCTCGAGGGGCTGCCCGCAGGGGTCGAAGCCACGGGCCTGCGGATCCCGGAGGGAGCGTCACGCGGCCTGGTGGTCGTCAGCGCGACGGCCGACGCCCCGCGCGGGATGGCGACGGCGACGCTCGTCGGCCGGGCGGCGATCGGCGGCGCGGTCGTCGAGCGGCGCGGGGCGGTGGCGTCGATGGCCTGGCCGGTGCGCGACGCCTCCCAGGAGATCCCGCTGCCGCGCCTCCTGGCCACGCTGCCGGTGTCGGTCGGCGGCGTTGAGACGTTTCCGATCACCGTCACCGCGGAGCCGGTGGCCGTCGTCGCCGGGACCAGCGTGGAAGTGCCTCTGGCGGTCGAGCGGCGCGGGCCGTTTTCGGGGGCCACGACCCGCCTCAGGGTCGTGGGAGCGCCGTTCGACCGGGCCGCGGATGTCGAGCTCCCGCTGGCCGAGGGGGGGGCCAAGCTCGCGCTCGACCTGAAAAAACTGGCCGTGCCCCCCGGCGACTACACGATCTGCCTTGTCGGGGGCGGGGTGACGTCGTATCGGCCGGCGACGCCGGTCGCGAAGGGCCCCGGCAGCGCCGCTCCGCCCCCGCAGGACATCGCCGAGATCATCGTGTCGCGACCGATCCGCATCCAGGTCGCCGCACCCCCTCCGGAGGGTTCCACGCCATGA
- a CDS encoding DUF1501 domain-containing protein, with translation MSDPAQRPCPGPLARRGFLSIGLAGGCGIAGSLALPDLLRLRAEQPLPAAKRTKVIMVWLPGGCSHVDTYDPKPDAAAEYRGPFSPIATRLPGVSFTELLPLQAALADRVAIVRSMQQTAGGHPAGSMQMLSGDPDTRDKPKPKLPDWMCVTNYLRSRSGPPAGALPRYVGVNPPLEYNGPAYLGDAWQPFVVSGDPNAPSFAVPDLGLPPDGDRRLGAQLRLRRQFDAFRREFDRRLEMDAIDAFEAQAVGLLTDPAARRAFDLTLEDDATRDRYGRNAWGQQLLMARRLVEAGVEVVTTSLAGPLCGRVHNWDDHAVNHHVFDALRFRAGAYDRAVSALVEDIFARGLDDEVLVVVTGEFGRTPRIEYSPSTGAGDASAPAGTTQPGRDHWPRAYSNLWAGAGVTPGVVIGATDARGEDVTERRITAGDFLATIYHHLGIDAARVTIDDFNGRPTPLVDHGAPVPELAG, from the coding sequence ATGAGCGATCCCGCCCAGCGCCCCTGCCCCGGGCCACTTGCCCGGCGCGGCTTCCTCTCGATCGGTCTGGCCGGCGGCTGCGGCATCGCCGGCAGCCTCGCGCTCCCCGACCTGCTGCGCCTCCGCGCCGAGCAGCCGCTGCCGGCGGCGAAGCGGACGAAAGTGATCATGGTCTGGCTGCCGGGGGGCTGCTCGCACGTCGACACCTACGACCCCAAGCCCGACGCCGCGGCCGAGTATCGCGGACCGTTCAGCCCGATCGCCACCAGGCTTCCCGGCGTGTCGTTCACCGAGCTGCTCCCGCTGCAGGCGGCGTTGGCCGACCGGGTGGCGATCGTGCGCTCGATGCAGCAGACCGCCGGCGGCCATCCGGCCGGCTCGATGCAGATGCTCTCCGGCGACCCCGACACGCGCGACAAGCCGAAGCCGAAGCTCCCCGACTGGATGTGCGTCACCAATTACCTCCGGAGCCGCTCCGGGCCACCGGCCGGGGCGCTGCCGCGCTACGTCGGCGTCAATCCGCCGCTGGAATACAACGGCCCGGCTTACCTCGGCGACGCCTGGCAGCCGTTCGTGGTCAGCGGCGATCCCAACGCCCCGTCGTTCGCCGTCCCCGACCTCGGGCTGCCTCCGGACGGAGACCGGCGCCTCGGCGCGCAGCTCCGCCTCCGCCGCCAGTTCGACGCCTTCCGCCGCGAGTTCGACCGGCGCCTGGAGATGGACGCGATCGACGCCTTCGAGGCCCAGGCCGTCGGGCTGCTCACCGACCCGGCGGCGCGGCGTGCCTTCGACCTCACGCTCGAGGACGACGCCACCCGCGACCGCTACGGCCGCAACGCCTGGGGGCAGCAATTGCTCATGGCCCGCCGGCTGGTCGAGGCCGGGGTCGAGGTGGTGACGACGAGCCTCGCCGGCCCGCTCTGCGGCCGTGTCCACAATTGGGACGACCACGCCGTCAACCACCACGTGTTCGATGCCCTCCGCTTCCGCGCCGGCGCCTACGACCGCGCGGTCTCGGCGCTCGTCGAAGATATCTTCGCGCGCGGCCTCGACGACGAGGTGCTCGTGGTGGTGACGGGCGAGTTCGGCCGCACGCCGCGGATCGAGTATTCGCCGAGCACCGGGGCCGGCGACGCCAGCGCCCCGGCCGGCACCACGCAGCCCGGCCGCGACCACTGGCCGCGCGCCTATTCCAATCTCTGGGCCGGGGCCGGCGTGACGCCGGGGGTCGTGATCGGCGCCACCGACGCGCGCGGCGAGGACGTGACGGAGCGGCGGATCACCGCCGGCGACTTCCTCGCCACGATCTACCACCACCTCGGGATCGACGCGGCCCGGGTCACGATCGACGACTTCAACGGCCGGCCGACACCGCTGGTCGACCACGGCGCGCCGGTGCCCGAACTGGCCGGCTGA
- a CDS encoding DUF1559 domain-containing protein produces the protein MILSLPPTCHFGQFLEAEDIIMKYSDSGSVRGVRRGFTLVELLVVIAIIGTLVGLLLPAVQAAREAARRSQCTNHLKQWAVANHNHLDSFKKLPFGMLRRDGTGWGHPEWDRGAPTWDRRYALLFQLLPYVEEVAFHRAWDQLVFSNNQRSNTMFGGDGTTMNPTNGTAAVGQRLAAILRCPSNVGPEWNESHSTTGNGVYARADYFACAGRRGYPGFSNTLPSLWNPLGPGTDHPRPPGSATSAQQAASDGIFTRNVARRLAEISDGTSRTILMGERSNYDPVFDRCGPETGWSTTKMANWNWVWFGAEGNAFLGTGVPINMRIRDCVEYRTPIRYDDRINAFGSQHPGGAVFAFADGSVRFLSESLDQATFIALGSRAGGESNASD, from the coding sequence GTGATTCTCTCGCTTCCCCCGACGTGTCATTTCGGTCAATTCCTCGAGGCGGAGGACATCATCATGAAGTACTCGGATTCCGGTTCGGTCAGGGGCGTGCGGCGGGGCTTCACCCTCGTCGAGCTCCTCGTCGTGATCGCGATCATCGGCACGCTCGTCGGCCTGTTGCTCCCGGCGGTCCAGGCGGCGCGCGAGGCCGCCCGGCGATCACAGTGCACCAACCACCTCAAGCAGTGGGCGGTTGCCAATCACAACCACCTCGATTCGTTCAAGAAGCTGCCGTTCGGCATGTTGCGGCGTGACGGAACGGGCTGGGGCCACCCCGAATGGGATCGGGGCGCACCGACCTGGGACCGGCGGTATGCGCTTCTCTTCCAACTGCTTCCGTACGTCGAGGAAGTCGCCTTCCACCGGGCGTGGGACCAACTCGTGTTCAGCAACAACCAGCGTTCCAACACGATGTTCGGTGGTGACGGCACGACGATGAATCCCACCAACGGCACCGCGGCCGTCGGTCAGCGGTTGGCGGCGATCCTCCGCTGCCCATCGAACGTCGGGCCGGAATGGAACGAAAGCCACAGCACCACCGGTAACGGCGTCTACGCCCGGGCAGACTATTTCGCCTGCGCCGGTCGGCGCGGGTATCCCGGCTTCAGCAACACGCTCCCGTCGCTGTGGAATCCGCTCGGCCCCGGGACGGACCACCCGCGGCCGCCGGGAAGCGCGACCTCCGCGCAGCAGGCAGCCAGCGACGGCATCTTCACCCGCAACGTCGCGCGAAGACTGGCGGAGATCTCCGACGGTACCAGCCGGACGATCCTGATGGGCGAGCGCAGCAATTACGACCCGGTCTTCGACCGCTGCGGCCCCGAGACCGGCTGGTCGACCACGAAGATGGCGAATTGGAACTGGGTCTGGTTCGGCGCCGAGGGGAACGCGTTCCTCGGGACTGGGGTGCCGATCAACATGCGGATCCGCGACTGCGTCGAGTACCGGACTCCGATCCGCTACGACGATCGGATCAACGCCTTCGGCAGCCAGCATCCCGGAGGGGCCGTGTTCGCGTTCGCCGACGGATCCGTGCGGTTCCTCTCCGAGTCGCTCGACCAGGCGACGTTCATCGCCCTCGGCTCGCGTGCCGGCGGTGAGTCGAACGCCAGCGACTGA
- a CDS encoding DUF4198 domain-containing protein has protein sequence MTRAAVRAALAVALIGASGCGPSYKVAEVTGKVTLDGTPLEMVRVEFLSANGPRSTGQTDDSGQFTLTLDVPKAPKGAIVGAHKVVLLDLWPTKDDKLSESGVWIDNSNGKLPRIDSKYYDVSTSPLTADVKAGEVNQIEFTVDPRKKKR, from the coding sequence ATGACGCGTGCAGCCGTTCGTGCCGCCCTGGCGGTCGCTCTCATCGGTGCGTCGGGCTGCGGCCCGAGCTACAAGGTCGCCGAGGTCACGGGCAAAGTCACTCTCGACGGCACTCCGCTCGAGATGGTCCGGGTCGAGTTCCTCTCGGCGAATGGACCGCGGTCAACGGGACAGACCGACGACTCGGGGCAGTTCACGCTCACCCTCGACGTGCCGAAGGCGCCCAAGGGTGCGATCGTCGGGGCGCACAAGGTCGTGCTCCTCGACCTCTGGCCGACCAAGGATGACAAACTCAGCGAGAGCGGCGTGTGGATCGACAACTCGAATGGCAAACTGCCGCGGATCGACTCCAAGTACTACGACGTCAGCACGTCGCCGCTGACCGCCGATGTCAAGGCCGGCGAGGTCAACCAGATCGAATTCACGGTCGACCCGCGGAAGAAGAAGCGCTGA
- a CDS encoding DUF1624 domain-containing protein — MSRPARSTRSNSRSTRGRRSADASDRLGDPRPRRWVRRHRPADATIPVVGTGRFGPPPHRIPGEARAMSDTRNATSRPRLAALDQFRGYTVVGMMLVNYLGGFAACPRILRHTHDYCSYADTIMPQFLFAVGFAMRLTFGRRFEREGSAAYGRVVRRLLGLVLVSLVVYTVGSRAPSWEQLSKLGFWGAIGEPLKRTWFQTLMHIAVTSLWILPVVRATAGVRIAWMVASATAHVILSWWFNFTWVNAPPAGIDGGPLGFLTWTIPAIVGTLACDEFAPRSAAADGRPVPLGRIVLSAASLMALGWGLSCGTRAYDVPATTTAAVTPLASDGVIPTAERMAAKRATAAGVGAWLAEAPFVPPPPKTQRQGNYWMMSQRAGSLSYLVFSAGFSLAVYVLFHLACDRGGRQLPLFTTFGTNAILAYVLHDMVGTAVKGFVPNDSPGWYVTASLLVFGWITWLFIRHFEKDGVYLRV, encoded by the coding sequence ATGTCAAGGCCGGCGAGGTCAACCAGATCGAATTCACGGTCGACCCGCGGAAGAAGAAGCGCTGACGCTTCCGATCGGCTCGGCGACCCTCGGCCCCGGCGGTGGGTTCGACGCCACCGCCCGGCCGACGCTACGATCCCCGTCGTTGGGACCGGTCGGTTCGGGCCACCGCCCCATCGCATCCCCGGGGAAGCCCGTGCCATGAGCGACACCCGGAACGCCACCTCGCGGCCGCGTCTTGCCGCCCTCGACCAATTCCGCGGTTACACGGTCGTGGGGATGATGCTCGTCAACTACCTCGGCGGGTTCGCTGCCTGCCCGCGGATCCTCCGCCACACGCACGACTACTGCAGCTATGCCGACACGATCATGCCGCAGTTCCTGTTCGCGGTCGGGTTCGCGATGCGGCTCACGTTCGGGCGGCGCTTCGAGCGCGAGGGAAGCGCCGCCTATGGCCGGGTGGTGCGCCGCCTCCTCGGCCTCGTGCTCGTGTCGCTGGTGGTCTACACCGTCGGGAGCCGGGCGCCCTCGTGGGAGCAGTTGTCCAAGCTCGGGTTCTGGGGCGCGATCGGCGAGCCGCTCAAGCGGACCTGGTTCCAGACGCTGATGCACATCGCGGTGACGTCGCTGTGGATTCTCCCCGTGGTCCGCGCCACCGCCGGCGTGCGGATCGCCTGGATGGTGGCCTCGGCCACGGCCCACGTGATCCTGTCGTGGTGGTTCAACTTCACCTGGGTCAACGCGCCGCCGGCCGGGATCGACGGCGGCCCGCTCGGCTTCCTCACCTGGACGATCCCGGCGATCGTCGGCACGCTGGCCTGCGACGAGTTCGCCCCGCGATCCGCCGCGGCGGACGGGCGGCCGGTGCCCCTCGGCCGGATCGTCCTCTCGGCGGCCTCGCTGATGGCGCTCGGCTGGGGGCTGTCGTGCGGTACGCGCGCCTACGACGTGCCGGCGACCACGACCGCCGCCGTCACGCCACTGGCGTCGGACGGGGTGATCCCGACCGCGGAGCGGATGGCGGCCAAGCGGGCCACGGCGGCCGGCGTCGGGGCGTGGCTCGCCGAGGCTCCGTTCGTCCCGCCGCCGCCGAAGACACAGCGTCAGGGAAACTACTGGATGATGAGCCAGCGCGCCGGGTCGCTGTCGTATCTCGTGTTCTCGGCCGGGTTCTCGCTCGCGGTGTACGTCCTGTTCCACCTCGCCTGCGACCGCGGCGGCCGGCAGCTTCCGCTGTTCACGACGTTCGGTACCAACGCGATCCTCGCCTACGTGCTCCACGACATGGTCGGCACCGCGGTCAAGGGATTCGTGCCCAACGACTCGCCGGGCTGGTACGTGACCGCGTCGCTGCTCGTCTTCGGCTGGATCACCTGGCTGTTCATCCGTCACTTCGAGAAGGACGGCGTCTACCTCCGCGTGTAG
- a CDS encoding Na+:solute symporter: MRLQPLDWVVVGSFLAFTLAVGMAVARRAGRSSADFFLSGRTQPWWLLGTSMVATTFAADTPLLVTSIVREQGVAGNWVWWAFLLTGMVTAAVYAKLWRRTGVVTDVEFYELRYGGPPAAFLRGFRAVYLGLVFNVLVMANVTLAAVKIGSVMFGFSAVETILFATVATVVFSAAGGLTSVLVTDFVLFIVAMFGSVAAAVVALGVPEVGGITGLMSHPVVRDKAGMWPALDFSTTAGRDLAMTIFIIPLAVQWWAAWYPGAEPGGGGYVAQRMLAARDERHATGATLLFNFAHYALRPWPWILVALASLVLYPDEAALRAALPAVDAALVRDDLAYPAMLTRLPAGLLGLVAASLAAAYMSTISTQLNWGASYVANDIWLRFVRPGAPERELVAVGRVMTVVLMALAAFIALQLESVYEGFKVLLTVGAGTGLIYILRWFWWRVNASAEIVAMAVSFALAAGFFVAGKTPGVVVPAEWQQFLWIVGVTTVAWLAAALFGPAESQATLERFVERARPGGPGWRAVIDRAHAAGRLTALDARWKLPVELVFAVAGCVAIYGGLFATGYLIYGDSRGLAMALAATAVGILVAGLTFRRAVG; this comes from the coding sequence ATGCGCCTGCAACCGCTCGACTGGGTCGTGGTCGGGAGCTTCCTCGCCTTCACGCTCGCGGTCGGGATGGCCGTCGCCCGCCGCGCCGGACGCTCGTCGGCCGACTTCTTCCTCTCCGGGCGCACCCAGCCGTGGTGGCTGCTGGGGACGTCGATGGTGGCGACGACGTTCGCCGCCGACACGCCCCTGCTCGTGACGAGCATCGTCCGCGAGCAGGGGGTGGCGGGGAACTGGGTGTGGTGGGCGTTCCTCCTCACCGGGATGGTCACCGCCGCGGTCTACGCCAAGCTGTGGCGCCGTACCGGGGTGGTGACCGACGTCGAGTTCTACGAGCTGCGCTACGGCGGCCCGCCGGCGGCGTTCCTCCGCGGGTTCCGCGCCGTCTACCTGGGCCTGGTGTTCAACGTTCTGGTGATGGCCAACGTGACGCTCGCCGCGGTGAAGATCGGCAGCGTGATGTTCGGGTTCTCGGCGGTCGAGACGATCCTCTTCGCCACGGTGGCGACCGTCGTGTTCAGCGCCGCCGGCGGGCTGACGAGCGTGCTGGTGACCGATTTCGTGCTGTTCATCGTCGCCATGTTCGGTAGCGTGGCCGCCGCGGTGGTCGCCCTCGGGGTGCCCGAGGTGGGGGGCATCACCGGGCTGATGAGCCACCCGGTGGTCCGCGACAAGGCCGGGATGTGGCCGGCGCTCGACTTCTCCACCACCGCGGGCCGCGACCTGGCGATGACGATCTTCATCATCCCGCTGGCCGTGCAGTGGTGGGCAGCGTGGTATCCGGGGGCGGAGCCGGGGGGGGGCGGATACGTCGCCCAGCGGATGCTCGCCGCCCGCGACGAGCGCCATGCCACGGGCGCGACGCTACTGTTCAACTTCGCCCACTACGCGCTGCGTCCCTGGCCGTGGATCCTCGTCGCCCTCGCGTCGCTGGTGCTATACCCCGACGAGGCAGCGCTCCGTGCGGCGCTGCCCGCGGTCGACGCCGCGCTGGTCCGCGACGACCTCGCCTACCCGGCGATGCTCACTCGCTTGCCCGCCGGGCTTCTCGGGCTGGTCGCCGCGTCGCTGGCGGCCGCTTACATGTCGACGATCTCGACGCAGCTCAACTGGGGAGCGTCGTACGTCGCCAACGACATCTGGCTGCGCTTCGTCAGGCCCGGGGCCCCGGAGCGCGAGCTGGTGGCGGTGGGGCGCGTGATGACGGTGGTGCTGATGGCGCTGGCCGCGTTCATCGCGCTCCAATTGGAGAGCGTCTACGAGGGATTCAAGGTGCTCCTCACGGTCGGGGCGGGCACGGGGTTGATCTACATCCTCCGCTGGTTCTGGTGGCGCGTGAACGCCAGCGCCGAGATCGTGGCGATGGCGGTGTCGTTCGCGCTGGCCGCCGGGTTCTTCGTCGCGGGAAAGACGCCGGGGGTGGTGGTGCCTGCCGAATGGCAGCAGTTCCTCTGGATCGTCGGCGTCACGACCGTCGCCTGGCTGGCGGCGGCGCTGTTCGGCCCTGCCGAGTCGCAGGCGACGCTCGAGCGGTTCGTCGAGCGCGCCCGGCCGGGAGGGCCGGGCTGGAGGGCGGTGATCGATCGAGCCCATGCGGCCGGGCGGCTCACCGCCCTCGACGCCCGCTGGAAACTCCCGGTGGAGTTGGTGTTCGCCGTCGCCGGCTGCGTGGCGATCTACGGGGGCCTGTTCGCCACCGGCTATCTGATCTATGGCGACTCCCGCGGCTTGGCCATGGCGCTCGCCGCCACGGCCGTGGGGATCCTCGTCGCCGGGCTGACGTTCCGCCGCGCCGTGGGATGA
- a CDS encoding efflux RND transporter permease subunit: MNPIDAALRRPWTVVVGVVALLLLAGVAVRRMRIDVFPNLDAPVVYVCQPYGGMDPAQMEGLLTNYYEYHFLYIGGIHHVESRSVQGMAIMKLVFHPGTDMAQAMAETIGYVTRARAFMPPGTVSPFITRFDGGSVPVSQGHDRSHERLEVERRARDPQRDRHADDDDRRARHRDQL; the protein is encoded by the coding sequence ATGAATCCGATCGACGCCGCCCTGCGGCGCCCCTGGACGGTCGTCGTCGGCGTCGTCGCGCTGCTGCTTCTCGCCGGCGTCGCGGTCCGGCGGATGCGGATCGACGTGTTTCCCAACCTCGACGCCCCGGTGGTCTACGTCTGCCAGCCCTACGGCGGCATGGACCCGGCGCAGATGGAGGGACTGCTCACCAACTACTACGAGTACCACTTCCTCTACATCGGCGGCATCCACCACGTGGAGAGCCGCTCGGTGCAGGGAATGGCGATCATGAAGCTCGTTTTCCATCCCGGCACCGACATGGCGCAGGCGATGGCGGAGACGATCGGCTACGTGACCCGCGCCCGGGCGTTCATGCCGCCGGGCACGGTGTCGCCGTTCATCACCCGGTTCGACGGCGGCAGCGTGCCGGTCTCCCAGGGCCATGATCGCTCCCATGAAAGACTGGAGGTTGAGCGTCGTGCCCGTGATCCGCAGCGCGACCGCCACGCCGACGATGACGACCGGCGCGCCCGACACCGCGATCAGCTTTAG
- a CDS encoding aldehyde dehydrogenase family protein, translated as MAAELTSVSPIDGAVLGSVAVTPPEAIAAVVAAAGAAFTRWRDVPAPRRGELVRLFGTELRAEKRRLAALVTLEVGKIGAEAEGEVQEMIDVCDFAVGLSRQLHGLSIASERPGHRMAESWHPLGPCAVISAFNFPVAVWCWNAALALVCGDPVIWKPSEKAPLTAAAALAILARVLDRFGADAPPDLVQLVNGGPEQGMALAADGGVALVSATGSTRMGRAVAPLVAARFGRVLLELGGNAAMIVCPSADLDLAVRAIVFSAIGTAGQRCTSLRRLIVHRSVAAPLLERLRRAYASIPIGDPRDPATLLGPLVDEAAAVAMERALDQARADGGEVLGGGRVTSGVPGGGVYVRPALVRMPRQSAIVREETFAPLLYVLGYDDFDEALRLHNDVPQGLSGCIFTLDLREAERFVSAAGSDCGIANVNIGPSGAEIGGAFGGEKETGGGRESGSDAWKGYMRRQTVTVNFSRDLPLAQGVMFDSGG; from the coding sequence ATGGCCGCCGAACTGACGAGCGTCTCGCCGATCGACGGCGCCGTGCTGGGCTCCGTCGCCGTCACCCCGCCGGAGGCGATCGCCGCCGTCGTCGCCGCCGCCGGGGCAGCCTTCACGCGGTGGCGCGACGTGCCCGCCCCGCGCCGCGGCGAATTGGTGCGCCTGTTCGGCACGGAGCTGCGCGCCGAGAAGCGCCGGCTCGCCGCCCTCGTCACGCTCGAGGTCGGCAAGATCGGCGCCGAGGCCGAGGGGGAGGTCCAGGAGATGATCGACGTCTGCGACTTCGCCGTCGGTCTCTCGCGCCAGCTCCACGGGCTGTCGATCGCCTCCGAGCGCCCCGGCCACCGGATGGCGGAGAGCTGGCACCCGCTCGGCCCCTGCGCCGTGATCTCGGCGTTCAACTTCCCGGTCGCGGTGTGGTGCTGGAACGCCGCCCTGGCGCTGGTCTGTGGCGACCCGGTGATCTGGAAGCCGTCGGAGAAGGCTCCGCTGACGGCGGCCGCCGCGCTCGCGATCCTCGCAAGGGTGCTGGACCGGTTCGGGGCCGACGCCCCGCCGGACCTCGTGCAGCTCGTCAACGGCGGACCCGAGCAGGGGATGGCGCTGGCGGCCGACGGCGGCGTGGCGCTGGTCTCGGCGACCGGCTCGACGCGGATGGGCCGGGCCGTCGCGCCGCTGGTCGCCGCCCGGTTCGGCCGGGTGCTGCTCGAGTTGGGGGGCAACGCCGCGATGATCGTCTGCCCCTCCGCCGACCTCGACCTCGCGGTCCGCGCGATCGTGTTCTCGGCGATCGGCACGGCCGGGCAGCGCTGCACGTCGCTGCGGCGGCTGATCGTCCACCGGTCGGTGGCGGCGCCGCTCCTCGAGCGCCTGCGGAGGGCCTACGCCTCGATCCCGATCGGCGACCCGCGCGACCCGGCCACGCTCCTCGGCCCGCTCGTCGACGAGGCCGCGGCGGTGGCGATGGAGCGGGCCCTCGACCAGGCGCGCGCCGACGGAGGCGAGGTCTTGGGGGGCGGCCGGGTGACGAGCGGCGTCCCGGGAGGCGGCGTGTACGTCCGCCCGGCGCTCGTGCGGATGCCAAGGCAGTCGGCGATCGTCCGTGAGGAGACGTTCGCGCCGCTCCTCTACGTGCTCGGGTACGACGACTTCGACGAGGCCCTGCGGCTCCACAACGACGTCCCCCAGGGCCTGTCGGGCTGCATCTTCACGCTCGATCTCCGCGAGGCGGAGCGCTTCGTCTCGGCGGCCGGATCCGACTGCGGGATCGCCAACGTCAACATCGGCCCGTCGGGGGCCGAGATCGGCGGCGCGTTCGGCGGCGAGAAAGAGACCGGTGGCGGCCGCGAGAGTGGCAGCGACGCCTGGAAGGGCTACATGCGCCGGCAGACGGTGACGGTCAACTTCTCGCGTGACCTGCCGCTCGCCCAGGGAGTGATGTTCGACAGTGGTGGCTGA